Part of the Epinephelus fuscoguttatus linkage group LG24, E.fuscoguttatus.final_Chr_v1 genome, CAGTTTATAAGTTACTCTTTTTTCTAATGCAAGTTTTCTGATATTTgacatttaaatatgcaaatgaggcaaTATCTAATCAAATAGcaacagaaatctgaactaaaataaacctaaatgtgtattatttttctttcttctttcttgtcTGAAAGGAGACATGTTATAAAAGCAAAACAGTCCTTAATCTCAAAGGTGACCAGTGCAGTGGAGCGTGTTGCCCAAAAGACAAAATCTCCATCCTATCAAATAGTTTCTGTCAAAAACGGAGCTctaaaaatttaaatttttgtgacaaaatgatcaaGAAATGGGTCACAATATTACATCAGGCCAGGAAACAGGACACAGAGAattattatgataataataaacgttaacttgattttaaaaaaatatgtgaaacaaGTTAAACAACAGGCAGATTTTGTGACTTGTTTAAAGAAAGAATGAGTCAAACTTGATGATGAGAGAATATTTTATCTGACTCTTACAGTCGTCTTTCATTCAGCATGATGTAAAGAATCTATGCAGCACTAATTAGTGAGACTGTAACACTGCTGCAGCCTCCCTCTGAGATTTACACCGACAAGATGGATCTCTACAGAAAGAACAACATGAGAGCCTCTTAGTGGACAACTcactgcttctgtgtgtgtgtgtgtgtgtgtgtgtgtgtgtgtgtgtgtgtgtgtgtcctgcagcaCATCAATAATGACCACATCCACGGAGAGAAGAAGGAGTTTGTGTGCCGCTGGGAGGACTGTTCGCGGGAGCAGAAGCCCTTCAAAGCTCAGTACATGCTGGTGGTTCACATGCGCCGACACACAGGGGAGAAACCACACAAGTGCACGGTGGGTAACGGATGGCCGCCACGCCCTCCGGGGGCCCGTCGGTGGCCGCTCACACGCTCTAAACACCGAGCATGTTTCCGCACACACGGACACATCTAGATTTTATATATAGCTGTTTTATCTGAGGTTTGTTTGTGTCAGTAAGAATTAAAATACCTCGACGGTGCATTTATAACTGGATTCTTTTTGACATTACAGATGAAAcgttgttccaaaatcatgaataaaaacTGCAGCAAATATAAAAATCGGGAAATAATCTTAAATGTGtagattttaaaaatctaaataaaacaCCACTTTCAGTATTAATACATCTGTggaataatttaatattttgtctaCAAATTGTGAGAAGAGCGATCTGATTggtccagcagctttttaagcacaacatggatgttttacattttgtagcaacctgtcactgtcttttcagctgctttttaaacatcaaaatagatgttttatagcaacctgtcactgtcttTCCAACGAATTTTTAAGCACCGAACGCAGGtcttttgtagcaacccatcgcTGCTTTACAGCTTTTCAATAAATTTTGACTTTCAGACAATACAACACTTTAGAGTTAACCgttattggaaatgtttggatcacATCAGCTGTGCCGATGAGTCGATGATGAAGCTTGTGAACGTAGTAGCTAAATCTGTCCTTGGAAAGAAAGACTTTTGCAGATATAACTACAACAAGATTGAGCTCAAAGGCAGTTTTGTGTTTATATGTCTTGTACTCACTCAGTTTGGGCAATCCCATCATCTCTACAAAGTGAAATTGGCTGGCGCATTCAACAGGGACTCTTCTTTAAGTGGTTATGAGGGTCGGTCTACTTGCTGGAGTTGTAAACTAGGTTTCATTACATAGCAGTCTACTGACAAGACTTGTATATCTACGGAAACTGAGATAAAACTGGCATAGAaacgttttattttgaaagctaaCTGTCCCAAAATGTGAATGCATTTTGATTATATCTTTTATATTGTTGGTAACTGTTGTGTCATGGCAGTGCTCCACTCCAGAGTGCAGTTTACTGTTATTATGGCACACAAGTGATGCAGCATATTGATTAAATAGTGCTCAAATGAtgtcacaaaacaaacaccactTCACAGTAAAACTGCCACCACAGGCTAAcatttcctctgctcctctctgttcctctgcaGTTCGAAGGCTGTTCTAAGGCCTACTCCCGTCTGGAGAACCTAAAAACACACCTACGCTCGCACACCGGAGAGAAACCGTATGTCTGTGAGCACGAAGGATGCAACAAAGCCTTCTCCAACGCCTCGGACCGAGCCAAACACCAGAACCGGACGCACTCCAATGAGGTGGCTGCTGTTGCTAGAAACACTTTTTCTCAGTGATCCTGTATTTAATAGTTGCGTGAAGCTCAAACCAGTCactttgtcactgtttttccagcagctttttggcACCAAAcgtggatgttttgtagcaacctgtcactgtttttccagcagctttttaggaaCCAAACATGGATGTTCTGTAGTGACTTGTCACTTTTTTCAAGCAGCTTTTAAGGgaaccaaatgtgggtgttttgtagcaaccagttGCTATTTTGGCACCAAACgtggatgttttgtagcgacctgtcactgtttttcaagcagcttttcaggcaccaaatgtggatgttttgtagcaaccactTGGTATTTTCTAGTCGCTGTTTAGGCACTAAATGTGGATGTTTCATAGCAAACTGTCAGTttatccagcagctttttaggcaccaaacatggatgATTTGTAGaaaactgtcactgtttttagATGGCGTATAACATAGTGTCTGTATGTTTCTATGTATCCATAGAAACCCTATGTATGTAAGATCCCTGGCTGTACCAAGCGCTACACAGACCCCAGCTCTCTCAGGAAGCACGTGAAGACGGTCCACGGCCCTGAGGCCCACGTCACCAAGAAGCAGCGCAGCGACCTGCCGCCGAGGCCGCCGGCGCCGAGAGAGAACGGCGAGAACGAGGCGGGTAACAGAGAGAGAATCCAGAGGGACGACAAGATATCAGACAACAGCTCCCCCAGAGGCATGGAGGACTACCTGCACGTCAAATCCATCAAGACCGAAAACTCTGTGGTAAGATCGCTCAGAAGGTTACTAACAGAGCTCTGTACTAACGACACTGAGTCTAACAGTATTAACTCCTCAGTTTAACAACAATAGGCCTCTTTATTCTAACCTTCTCTCTGCTGGCTGCTTGATTGTCTTcatttctctcctttttctgaCTTTCCTTATGGACAGACTTTGCTAAGGTGAGCTCACCTACAGCTTATTAACACATCTTTCaccatctttttcattttactcCATCAAAATTAACAGTTCATTCCAAAATGAGACCCTGATACACAAGTGGGTGAATACTGTCCCCAAAGAAAGTGAttcttttgtttgatttttgggGGAATCCACTTTTCTCCTgggtttaacaaaaaaaaaatacgttTGAAGAAACACGTGCTAcaataaatgacattttaacCATTAAAGCTAGGGGTGGCAGACACCTTGAAAAggcaaaaacaactgaaaatacaccctcctcctgcagctcctacctctctgtcctaagccctcCCGCCATACGACCATGGTAGAgctctttctctgtttatcagaccacaaatgagacaagaattagccgCTAGCCACCTGAGGGTCCCTCCATCTCACTCCCTGCCTCTGCAGACTGATTCCCCAGGAGTAGATGCATCAATCAGCATCTGTAGcagctcaaattcagccagtgcaaaccccccCAGCCCCGGGTGGACCAGAGGGCTGGTGGTCAGCAACAGTgccaggtctaacctgtgtaatggcagcaacagaaagtttgcttacCTGGCAGGGAGTCAGGGCTGTTTGGTCCATCAGAGGTGGAgtttgtgctggctggattCATGTTGCTGTGGCTGCTGACTCAGGGTtcgtctctggagctgctgcccagtggtggggagtgaggcggaggacacactcagtacgtttaaaTGCACAGTTAAGTCAAACTACAGCTGAAGCTCCACTACGCCATTTgactggactactgtccttgtccaaGTATAAAatcctttttcctgttgacctattacgtcacagaccaaacaatggacaaacaagttagctacggttagctagcagctaactgctaccatggtggacaactttacagctctgtacatttggtccgtccaaaaagtcacggctctggatgtagatttcatcACGTTGTTGCCGGCTACTTCTTCAGTTATACATTTAATGCTTTTCAGCTTTCGGGTCAAAGCCGAAATTGTGGAGCATGCGCCAAGCGCCTCgaccagtttgggtctgattgactgtatacatgcaggaggaattcGACTCCCAATGGAATgtcccctctctctgaaatgacctttGATTGGACAAACTCTCCCGAAATCAGAGGCatgaggaggtgcagaagtctagtttctctcagaccacttgaattacaatattaTCAAAGGTAATAATGGGATGTTTGCCCAAAgatgccaaaattaaactgctcACCCCAGCTTTAAGGGAAAGAACAGAGTTAACTTTGCTTGTTAATATTGGAAAATATTTTGGAATCTTCTCAGATGAACTCACTtcatcatgtcatcatcagCTGCAGAAGGATTttgttgcattgttttgttaACTGAACAAACTTTGGTTTATCTCTCCATTTTGGTCCCATGAAGTTGTTGCCATATAACACTCATGCTGCATGCCATCTCTGATACCATGTGCATCACTCTCCCTTCTCACCGGCAGTGTAAACCTACAGTGGAGACCTATCAAACACCTGTCACAGAGCCTGAGCGTGATGAAAGCAGCTCCTGGATTAATATTCAAACAGTGGGAATTGGTTTTGGCGCTCTGTGCAAACAGTACCCAGCCATCACGCTCTGATCAAGACAGCTTTTTAGCAGTGAATATATTAGACTCTGCGAGGAAACCCAGGGCCGATTCAGAGAGATACATGGAACTGTTATTGTCCTAAACACAGAGATAATGTTGAACCAGATATTATAAATTAACATTTGAGTCCAGCCCTGTCGCCAGAGGAGAATCTTTGCAAACATACAACATACATTACATCTGTATGTTTCATATCAGCGTTACTACacgacgtagtatatgagctgactccTCCTGTGTCACCTGCCAAGCTACAGAcgactgtttgagaccaacaaacacaaaagtCTTCCAGGAGCTTTTTAGtcaccaaatgtggatgttttataGCAAActggctgtttttccaccggggatagtgccacaataGGTAGGTGTGTTACCGACATGTAACTGtatttcctgtcaggatagtgccacgaaaagcaggTGTTTCTTTGCGGAGATATCGCTGTGTTTCTTACTGGGATAGCACCTCGAaaagactttattttttatcaagacattgctgcgtttcatGCCGGgctagtgccacaaaaagcaatttCTTtcttactgagacatcactgcctttcctgccgggatagtgccagGAAATgcggttgttttttaacaagacattgctgcgtttcctgccgaGATAGCGGTATAAAAAGCAGTTGTTCTTTACAGAGaaatcgctgtgtttcctgccgggGTAGTGCCACAAAAGCGGTTGGTCTGCTgtgatagtgccacgaaaaccAATAGTTCTTTATTGAGgaattgctgcatttcctgcaggGATAAAACCACgaaaagaggttgtttttttatcaagacatcgctgtgtttcctgcgggatagtgccacaaaaggtGGGTGTTTTTAATCGAGACATTGTAGCACTTCCTGTCGAGATGGTGCCaagaaaagttgttgttttcaccgctgcatttccagcgagGTTAGTGCTACCAAAAGCAGGTACTTGAAGCCTAAAATATGATCTTTTGCTAATGATGATCGTGTTTTCTTTTTGCCGAAACATAACCACACGTTCACCACAGcgttgttaaaatgtaaagcgTCAACTTATCCTGCTGCATATtaaagtacaaatgtaaagtatctgtggtttgcagaaacatacaatgcaacaATTCTTTGGCGATTGTGTCCTTGAGGTGAAATATAAGTGAGATATTTTGAAAActaagaaacaaagaaaaagaaatcaaagtTGACAGGTGACAGAGAGACTGTAACTGAAACGAGTCAGCGTGAGAGCAAAGCTTCTTGCTCACCTAAAGACTCAGAAAGCCTCCACAGTTGAGTTTTTGGTGATCACATCTCGTCATGATTGGCCTGGCGCTCTGGCTCGGGCTCAAGCTGCCTTTCATCCTGCCCATTTCTAATTCACAGACAGACTAAGACAGTCTGTAATCTGTGGCGCACCCCCCCACCTCTCCACCCCATCCCCAAAAAACACTCATTATTTACAATTAAGCGGGGGGAGGATAAAAGATTCAGTGATTCAGTGTTCTTGGTGCCATGTTAACCACTGCTCCACTTCTGTTAGGAAAAACTGTTTTCAGGACAAACATGCTGCTTCTCTCACGCTCCTTTTATCTTCCTCACTCTCCCTCTGCATTCCCATCACTCCTTCCTCTTCCCTCCATCCACCTCTTCCTCTAGATGTATCAGTCCAGCCCTGGCGGTCAGTCATCATGTAGCAGCGAACCATCACCACTTGGCAGTGCCACCAACAATGACAGTGGAGTAGAAACGGCGGCGCACAGCGGGGGGAGCCTGGGGGACCTCAGCACCCTGGACGACCTGCCCTTTGTGGAGTCCTTGAGCTGTGAAGATTCCGCCGGCGGGGTCGCGGTGGTGGGTCTCCACCTCCGAAAGCAGTTCGGCACCAGCCAGCGTCTGGAGCATCTGAAGAAGGAGAAGCTGAAGACGGTGAGGGACTCGTGCCGCTGGGCCAGCAACACAACACCCGCGGTCCTCGGCACCAAGCTCCCACCCATACCGGCAAGCGGTGAGTAGATAAGCATTTTTACGAGGCATGCACATGGTTTAAGTAACACACGCATGTGGTTACTGTTAGCCAACAGACgtatgtggttacatttagccaacacacgcacatgtaTACGTTTTGGCAACACACATaaatgtggttatgtttagctaACTAACATGTGGTTCCGTTTAGCTAACTAACACATGTGGTTCCGTTTAGCTAACTAACACATGTGGTTCCGTTTAGCTAACtaacacgtggttatgtttagctaACTAACATGTGGTTCCGTTTAGCTAACtaacacgtggttatgtttagctaactaacatgtggttatgtttagctaactaacacgtggttatgtttagctaactaacatgtggttatgtttagctaACTAACACATGTGGTTCCATTTAGCTAACTAACACATGTGGTTCTTTCGTTCATTCACAGGGTCCCTCCTGGAGAGTCCAAGTATGGGTGGTGGTCCGGCGTCCTTCCCTGGTTCCGGCTTTGGTGATCTGAGCTCTGGTAAAACGACTCTGCTGGAAAACCTTTCCGAGCGCCGTGACAGCACCTCCAGCACCCTGAGCTCAGTTTATACCCTCAGCCGCCGCTCCTCAGGCATCTCCCCTTGCTACTCCAGTCGGCGCTCCAGCCAGGCCTCGCAGTTCGGTGCCAACCGCCCCAGCAACCTTAGCTCCGCTGACTCCTACGACCCCATCTCCGCCGACATGTCCCGGCGCTCCAGTCAGGCCAGTCAGTGTGGGGGAGGCAGCGGAGGAGCAGGAGGGTGCAGAGGAGGGGGTTTCCCCAGCCCTCTCAGCCTGACCCCGGCCCAGCACTACCGCCTCAAGGCGAAATACGCTGCTGCCACTGGAGGTGCGCCACCTACACCTCTTCCATACATGGAGCGAATGTGTCTGAAGACCCAAGCAGCACTGTGCGGGGACTCCCAGGAATCCTCCACCACCAACCAGCCTTCCAGGCAGTACAGCAGCTATGCCACACGGAGTCTGATGCCCCATGAGGTCCCGTCACACATCCCCCGCAGAGCCAGTGACCCCGTAAGACGCGTGGCCATAGATTATCCCAGCCAGCCACAAATGCAGCGCTACAACAGCATGGGCACACTGAGTGGAGGGGTTACCATGCAGCCCCATCCACCTCCTGCAGCACATCTAGCCCAGCAAGGCTGCCTGCGACTGGATGGTAGTCCCCACCACTACCCTTACAGCCTGCGACCGCCCAGCATCTCAGAAAATGTCCCCATGGGGATGATAACAGGCGACATCCCTGAAGAGGACCTGATGCTGCCTGATCTCAGCACTGACAACAGAGCGTCAACAAATCAAGATTTCCAAGGAAACCCTAATCTGCAGCATCAGTCGTACTTTCAGAGAAGGATGGCTGTCGTGAACATGAACCTGCCTAGTCAGGTTTTAGCCCCCTCCAGCATGAGTCCAGGGCAGCAACGACAGATGTGTCCGTCTTCACCAAGGGACAGTAAGGCCAACGTACTTCCTCAGTGGAGCAAAGTCTCTCTGGGACCCACAGATGCGAGCCAGCACTACTTCAAACCTCAGGTCCGAGGGAACCTGGCTGTCCTCCAGCAAAACCAGAACTTTGGATCTCTTCACAACGATCTCAGATCCAACCAGCAGATGATCCAAAACCTTGTCAACACAACGCAGCAGAGATGCAAACAGTTGAATACCGAAGCAACCTGCTTCCAGCAGCAGAGACTCCAGCAGTTGTCAAATCTGAATGAAGCACTCGGCTCTCAGTACAGCTTCAACAGTCCTTACGATAAGAACGGTAACTCCACTTATCCACCTTgtaacaacacagcagcagtcagGGGGGACATGCTGAGCCCCACATGCAAACAGGAGTCGGCGGACATGCACTTTGCTGATGCTGGATTTCAGTCTGTGCAAGTAAAAACAGAGGAAGGATCGGTCATGATTTCAGAGCAGCACAACTGTAACGTGAATCCCTTGGAAACTGGGAGCCACCTCCAGCCGATGCCGCCGACAGAGCTTCTGAGCAGGCCCCTTCCAGGGCCGAAGAGGATGCACCAAACGAGGAACCCAAGCACCCCGGATGTTGCCTCCAAACTACCCAGCGGTGGAGTTTTAGGACTTCACTGCAGCAACAACTCTGACGACAATGCCCTGTACTACACAGGGCAGATTCAAGTATTTGAGCCCAACGGGAACTTGGACCATCACGTGGTGAATGTACCTCCTTTTGAGAACAATGTAGTGTCTCAGAGTCCAGGCAACAACCCGACGCCAAGGACTGTAGACTGTACCGCAGCACTGGAGCAGGCGCAGATAGACTTTGACAGCATGCTGGACGATGGGGATCACTCCAGCCTCATGTCAGGAACCCTGAGTCCAGGTCTGCTCCAGAGCCTGTCCCAGAGCTCCTCTCGCCTCACTACACCCAGGAACTCGGTGACGCTGCCCTCGGTGCCAGCGGGGACGGGGAACATGGCCATCGGGGACATGAGCTCGTTGCTGACCGCTCTGGCAGAGGAGAGCAAGTTCCTAAACTCGATGTCGTAGCAAACTGTCTTTGAACTCCTGATGCACGATAAACATTCAACCAACTTAAcgttgactgtgtgtgtgccaaaAAGCCTCTGCAGTGTGTGACGCTTGTTTC contains:
- the LOC125884805 gene encoding zinc finger protein GLI2-like, coding for METSASRASEKKDKMDGSGFSDLPKKPSETRAPHHIFPTFHTPIPIDMRHHEGRYHYEPHTLHAMHGPAGLAGSPVISDISLIRLSPAAVATGDSPFSPPHPYVNPHMEHYLRSVHGSPTLSMISAARGLSPADLAHEHLKDRGLFGLPPPPPGASPAEYYHLMASHRSPYGELLMQGAGATAGSHLSDYITPIEVSRFSSPRLTPRLSRKRALSISPLSDASIDLQTMIRTSPNSLVAYINNSRSSSAASSSYGHLSVGGLSPSFPFPHPINPMAYQQLLSQQRGLSAFGHTPPLIQPPPTFSSRQPGLGLSSLPGSAHNSDLPSKNHSGDSAVSSTVDPMITKRSKVKSEAEGLRPLSPCSPNHHGSLLDLKDDVDRDECKQEPEAVYETNCHWEGCSKEYDTQDQLVHHINNDHIHGEKKEFVCRWEDCSREQKPFKAQYMLVVHMRRHTGEKPHKCTFEGCSKAYSRLENLKTHLRSHTGEKPYVCEHEGCNKAFSNASDRAKHQNRTHSNEKPYVCKIPGCTKRYTDPSSLRKHVKTVHGPEAHVTKKQRSDLPPRPPAPRENGENEAGNRERIQRDDKISDNSSPRGMEDYLHVKSIKTENSVMYQSSPGGQSSCSSEPSPLGSATNNDSGVETAAHSGGSLGDLSTLDDLPFVESLSCEDSAGGVAVVGLHLRKQFGTSQRLEHLKKEKLKTVRDSCRWASNTTPAVLGTKLPPIPASGSLLESPSMGGGPASFPGSGFGDLSSGKTTLLENLSERRDSTSSTLSSVYTLSRRSSGISPCYSSRRSSQASQFGANRPSNLSSADSYDPISADMSRRSSQASQCGGGSGGAGGCRGGGFPSPLSLTPAQHYRLKAKYAAATGGAPPTPLPYMERMCLKTQAALCGDSQESSTTNQPSRQYSSYATRSLMPHEVPSHIPRRASDPVRRVAIDYPSQPQMQRYNSMGTLSGGVTMQPHPPPAAHLAQQGCLRLDGSPHHYPYSLRPPSISENVPMGMITGDIPEEDLMLPDLSTDNRASTNQDFQGNPNLQHQSYFQRRMAVVNMNLPSQVLAPSSMSPGQQRQMCPSSPRDSKANVLPQWSKVSLGPTDASQHYFKPQVRGNLAVLQQNQNFGSLHNDLRSNQQMIQNLVNTTQQRCKQLNTEATCFQQQRLQQLSNLNEALGSQYSFNSPYDKNGNSTYPPCNNTAAVRGDMLSPTCKQESADMHFADAGFQSVQVKTEEGSVMISEQHNCNVNPLETGSHLQPMPPTELLSRPLPGPKRMHQTRNPSTPDVASKLPSGGVLGLHCSNNSDDNALYYTGQIQVFEPNGNLDHHVVNVPPFENNVVSQSPGNNPTPRTVDCTAALEQAQIDFDSMLDDGDHSSLMSGTLSPGLLQSLSQSSSRLTTPRNSVTLPSVPAGTGNMAIGDMSSLLTALAEESKFLNSMS